A genomic region of Caldivirga sp. contains the following coding sequences:
- a CDS encoding DNA primase small subunit — protein sequence MDESLKYVEVLFKNYYRNYFKPPGVPRIEARELAYQPFTGQSMIRHLGFRNWTELRNFINERIPRNLYLSSAYFSNPSASEMDAKGWLGADLVFDIDGDHLPTDNCRGVELVTVECLNDALSEVIKLIDVLRYEFGIEEKYLRVAFSGHRGFHVHVEGPEDVINLTQDERRMIVDYLTSKVDLTRQILINREGRATVIELGPFNVNLLNKVYGSVGRVFAEASKLGKVTVGLIRDKGEEIRSGLTIHIDEVVTIDTNRLMRMPNSLHGKTGLVAGELNLSDLEKGIESIVDKAIAFRKGNPRIRLTRRLQVSRVLGESMHIKEPGEEASEPTYVAVYLILMGLAQLAE from the coding sequence ATGGATGAATCCCTTAAGTATGTTGAGGTTTTATTCAAAAACTACTACAGGAATTACTTCAAACCCCCTGGCGTACCAAGGATTGAGGCTAGGGAGCTAGCCTACCAGCCCTTCACTGGGCAATCAATGATTAGGCACTTGGGTTTCAGGAATTGGACAGAGTTAAGGAATTTCATTAATGAGAGGATTCCAAGAAACCTCTACTTATCAAGCGCCTACTTCAGCAACCCCTCGGCAAGTGAAATGGATGCGAAGGGGTGGCTTGGGGCTGACCTAGTCTTCGACATTGATGGCGACCACCTACCCACCGATAACTGTAGGGGGGTTGAGTTGGTTACTGTTGAGTGCCTTAATGATGCGTTAAGTGAGGTTATTAAGCTCATTGACGTGTTGAGGTATGAGTTTGGCATTGAGGAGAAGTACCTTAGAGTAGCCTTTTCAGGGCATAGGGGTTTCCACGTTCACGTGGAGGGCCCTGAGGATGTAATTAACCTAACTCAGGATGAGAGGAGGATGATTGTGGATTACTTAACAAGTAAAGTTGACTTAACTAGGCAAATACTAATTAACAGGGAGGGTAGGGCAACTGTTATTGAGTTGGGGCCATTTAACGTTAACCTACTGAATAAGGTGTATGGTAGCGTTGGGAGGGTTTTCGCCGAGGCTTCTAAACTGGGTAAGGTTACCGTTGGTTTAATTAGGGATAAGGGTGAGGAGATTAGAAGTGGCTTAACTATTCACATTGATGAAGTCGTCACAATAGACACCAATAGGTTAATGAGGATGCCTAATAGCCTCCATGGTAAAACCGGCCTAGTGGCTGGGGAATTAAACCTAAGTGACCTTGAGAAGGGCATTGAGTCGATAGTGGATAAGGCAATAGCCTTCAGGAAGGGTAACCCGAGGATTAGGTTAACGAGGAGACTACAGGTAAGTAGGGTGCTTGGTGAATCAATGCACATTAAGGAACCGGGTGAGGAGGCTAGTGAACCGACCTATGTGGCCGTGTACTTAATATTAATGGGTTTAGCTCAGTTAGCTGAATAA
- the agl3 gene encoding UDP-sulfoquinovose synthase, which translates to MKVLILGIDGYLGWALALRLARRGHEVIGVDNFYTRRAVEEVGSWSALPILSMEDRVKAVEEVYGSRLIFHEADVTDYDSVRHIIDAHRPDAIVHFAEQRSAPYSMIDVNHASYTMVNNLKSTLNVVYSIRDINRKIHLLKMGTLGEFGYPAFKLPEDAFIEAVINGVKDRILVPRWAGSWYHWSKVFDSFMLVYANKLWGITVTDFHQGPVYGTRTSDIVSDELFTRFDFDDVWGTVFNRFCAEAVVGHELTVYGSGLQKKGFTSLEDTIEALTLLLENPPSDSEYRTVYHYREILTLNSIAELVKEASREVLGYEPQVVHLPNPRVEPEDDLNYEPERRVLPRLGMYGLRRNMRDEAKGILRDLAKYRSRIEAKANVLKPRIKWRT; encoded by the coding sequence GTGAAGGTTCTCATACTTGGTATAGATGGTTACTTGGGTTGGGCGCTTGCGCTTAGGCTTGCGAGGAGGGGTCATGAAGTTATTGGTGTTGATAACTTCTACACTAGGAGGGCTGTTGAGGAGGTTGGTTCATGGTCTGCATTACCAATATTAAGCATGGAGGATAGGGTTAAGGCTGTTGAGGAGGTTTATGGATCAAGGTTAATTTTCCATGAGGCAGACGTCACTGACTACGACTCCGTAAGGCACATTATTGACGCGCACAGGCCTGATGCCATTGTTCACTTCGCTGAGCAGCGTTCAGCCCCATACTCCATGATTGATGTTAACCACGCCTCCTACACAATGGTGAATAACCTTAAGTCCACCCTCAACGTGGTTTACTCAATAAGGGACATTAACAGGAAGATTCACTTACTTAAAATGGGTACACTAGGTGAATTCGGTTACCCAGCCTTTAAACTACCTGAGGACGCCTTCATTGAGGCAGTAATAAATGGCGTTAAGGATAGGATACTTGTACCTAGGTGGGCTGGTTCATGGTACCACTGGAGTAAGGTATTCGACTCCTTCATGCTTGTTTACGCTAATAAACTATGGGGCATAACAGTAACTGACTTCCACCAGGGGCCCGTTTATGGTACGAGGACTAGTGACATTGTTTCCGATGAATTATTCACGAGGTTTGATTTTGATGACGTGTGGGGTACTGTGTTCAATAGGTTTTGCGCAGAGGCGGTTGTGGGGCATGAGTTAACGGTTTACGGTAGTGGGCTTCAGAAGAAGGGCTTCACGTCACTTGAGGATACTATTGAAGCCCTAACGCTCCTCCTCGAGAATCCCCCAAGCGACAGTGAATACAGGACGGTTTACCACTATAGGGAGATACTTACGCTCAATAGTATTGCTGAGTTGGTTAAGGAGGCAAGTAGGGAAGTGTTAGGTTACGAGCCCCAGGTGGTTCATTTACCTAACCCTAGGGTGGAGCCTGAGGATGACTTAAATTATGAGCCTGAGAGGAGGGTGTTGCCTAGGTTAGGCATGTATGGTTTAAGGAGGAATATGAGGGATGAGGCTAAAGGTATATTAAGGGACTTAGCTAAGTATAGGAGTAGAATTGAGGCTAAGGCCAATGTTCTTAAGCCGAGGATTAAGTGGAGGACTTGA
- the hemL gene encoding glutamate-1-semialdehyde 2,1-aminomutase, with translation MATDAAELFKEALSLFPGGVNSPVRAMKHLPTPLIVKRAEGAFLYTIEDAKLIDYCMGFGPLILGHRHPTVLETVRRALEDGWLYGALTSNEVELAKEISSNMRSVEMIRFVNTGTEAVMNAVRLARGFTGRKYIVKFEGNYHGAFDYVLVKAGSGAATWGVPTSAGILDDAVKYTLVVPYNDVEALERVFREHGSEIALLLVEPIAGNYGLIIPELGFIKATRELTERYGALLLFDEVITGFRVGLSGAQGLFNIKPDLTTLGKIIGGGFPIGAFGGRRDVMSMVTPQGPVYNAGTFNAHPISIIAGLTTIRVIKGGGVYEVANEAAERVSKAILDSASRSGFNVVVKRVASMFQFYFKNGDVKTPADVRASDEKLYLAFHREALSRGVYFTPSQYEVNFTSAAHSRDVVDETIRVIEESFKALKTQIQ, from the coding sequence ATGGCTACTGATGCGGCTGAATTATTTAAGGAGGCGTTAAGCCTATTCCCAGGCGGCGTTAATAGTCCGGTTAGGGCAATGAAGCATCTGCCGACTCCACTTATTGTTAAGAGGGCTGAGGGCGCATTCCTCTACACGATTGAGGATGCTAAGCTTATTGATTACTGCATGGGCTTTGGCCCCCTAATCCTAGGGCACAGGCACCCCACCGTCCTTGAGACTGTTAGGAGGGCCCTTGAGGATGGGTGGCTTTACGGTGCATTAACAAGTAATGAGGTTGAGTTAGCTAAGGAAATTAGCAGTAACATGAGGAGCGTTGAAATGATTAGGTTCGTTAACACTGGCACTGAAGCAGTGATGAATGCTGTCAGGTTGGCTAGGGGGTTTACTGGGAGAAAGTACATTGTTAAATTCGAGGGTAATTACCACGGCGCATTCGACTATGTCCTAGTTAAGGCGGGAAGCGGAGCGGCTACCTGGGGTGTTCCAACAAGCGCAGGTATCCTTGATGACGCCGTGAAGTACACCCTAGTAGTCCCCTATAATGATGTTGAAGCCTTGGAGAGGGTTTTCAGGGAGCATGGAAGCGAAATAGCGCTACTCCTAGTGGAGCCTATAGCAGGTAACTATGGTCTAATAATACCAGAACTGGGGTTCATTAAGGCAACGAGAGAATTAACTGAAAGGTATGGAGCGCTACTCCTCTTCGACGAGGTCATAACCGGGTTCAGGGTTGGATTAAGTGGGGCACAGGGCTTATTCAACATTAAGCCGGACTTAACCACGCTGGGTAAGATAATTGGGGGAGGGTTCCCAATAGGCGCCTTTGGGGGTAGGAGGGATGTAATGAGTATGGTTACTCCCCAGGGCCCAGTCTATAATGCAGGTACCTTTAATGCTCACCCAATATCAATAATAGCTGGGTTAACCACCATAAGGGTGATTAAGGGTGGTGGGGTTTACGAGGTTGCTAATGAGGCTGCTGAGAGGGTTTCCAAGGCAATACTTGACTCGGCCTCAAGAAGCGGCTTCAACGTGGTGGTTAAGAGGGTGGCTTCAATGTTCCAATTCTACTTTAAGAATGGTGACGTGAAGACCCCTGCGGATGTTAGGGCAAGTGATGAGAAGCTTTACCTAGCCTTCCACAGGGAGGCGTTAAGTAGGGGTGTTTACTTCACCCCAAGTCAATATGAGGTTAACTTCACCTCAGCGGCTCATAGTAGGGATGTGGTTGATGAAACCATTAGGGTTATTGAGGAGTCATTCAAGGCTCTTAAAACCCAAATCCAATAA
- a CDS encoding CofH family radical SAM protein produces the protein MCTINDVRNAVANGVSKTDALSLFTQCDFRVLAKVADELTVKVTGDTVTFVNNVVINYTNVCVAQCPICAFYRPKGHPEAYLRSPQEVVKGVLEAKANYGVSELHINGGFHPDLTIEYFEELFSSVKKAAPEVTIKGPTAAEVDFYAKIWRMSTREVLERFKTAGLDALSGGGAEILSEDVRRIITPYKFNAEAWLRISHEAHELGLRSNATMMYGHVEEPHHIIDHLFSIRRLQEETNGILLFIPIKFVPWNTKLYRDGLVKGPAPVELDVKVTAMSRIVLGGTIKRIGAYWTSVGKRLASTLLLAGANDLVGTMINEQVLRQAGSSEPLRPTTVAELAHIVREVGRRPMVRDTFHTRLIEVN, from the coding sequence ATGTGCACCATTAATGATGTTAGGAACGCGGTTGCCAATGGGGTTAGTAAAACAGATGCCTTAAGCCTATTCACTCAATGCGACTTCCGGGTATTGGCTAAGGTGGCTGATGAATTAACGGTGAAGGTGACGGGGGATACAGTGACCTTTGTTAATAATGTTGTTATTAATTACACTAACGTTTGTGTGGCGCAATGCCCAATATGCGCCTTCTACAGGCCTAAGGGCCACCCTGAAGCCTACTTGAGGAGTCCCCAGGAGGTTGTTAAGGGTGTTCTTGAGGCTAAGGCTAATTATGGTGTTAGTGAACTGCACATTAACGGTGGCTTTCACCCTGACTTAACCATTGAGTACTTTGAGGAGTTATTCAGTAGCGTTAAGAAGGCTGCCCCTGAAGTCACAATTAAGGGGCCGACTGCGGCTGAAGTGGACTTCTACGCTAAGATTTGGCGCATGAGTACTAGGGAGGTTCTTGAACGCTTTAAGACTGCCGGATTAGATGCATTATCCGGGGGTGGGGCTGAAATCCTTAGTGAGGATGTTAGGAGGATTATAACCCCATACAAGTTTAACGCTGAGGCTTGGTTGCGGATTTCCCATGAGGCCCATGAATTAGGCTTGAGGAGTAACGCAACAATGATGTATGGGCACGTGGAGGAGCCACACCACATAATAGACCACCTCTTCTCAATAAGGAGGCTGCAGGAGGAGACTAATGGAATACTACTCTTCATTCCTATTAAGTTCGTTCCATGGAACACTAAACTGTATAGGGATGGGTTAGTTAAGGGTCCTGCACCCGTTGAATTGGATGTTAAGGTTACTGCAATGTCAAGGATAGTGCTTGGTGGAACTATTAAGAGGATTGGGGCCTACTGGACCTCAGTGGGTAAGAGGCTGGCTTCAACGCTCCTACTGGCTGGGGCTAATGACTTAGTTGGAACCATGATTAATGAACAGGTGCTTAGGCAGGCTGGCTCAAGTGAACCCTTAAGGCCAACTACGGTGGCTGAGTTAGCTCACATTGTTAGGGAGGTTGGTAGGAGACCAATGGTTAGGGATACGTTTCACACGAGGTTAATTGAGGTGAATTAA
- the mqnC gene encoding cyclic dehypoxanthinyl futalosine synthase, with the protein MSQALEKALSGEELKPPDIEELLELNLWDLGMAAGELTRRLFNGVVTFIPNLILNYTNVCTIACSFCAFYRPPKHPEAYTMSVDYAVKLVTEVDSAFGIRQVLVQGGINPELGIEYYEELFRALKARLPHVAIHGLSPIEVDYLARKHRMSYREVLERLKAAGMDTLAGGGGEILVDRVRRIIAPHKISADTWLNIMEIAHGLGIMSNATMMYGHVESKADWAEHLYRIISLQRKTHGFLSFTAWNFEPGNSELTNKVPYPLTSATLLRVVAVARLVFKGELPNIQSSWLTNGLDAAQLALKFGANDFGGTLYEERVIPATGLGKPTFTRDYVASLIKSTGFKPAERDNWYRVVKVYD; encoded by the coding sequence ATGAGTCAGGCATTGGAGAAGGCCCTTAGCGGTGAGGAGTTGAAGCCCCCTGATATTGAGGAGCTCCTTGAATTGAACCTATGGGACCTGGGCATGGCTGCAGGGGAATTAACCAGGAGGTTGTTTAATGGTGTGGTGACCTTCATACCAAACCTAATACTGAATTACACCAATGTCTGCACAATAGCCTGCAGTTTCTGCGCCTTCTACAGGCCACCTAAGCACCCTGAGGCATACACTATGAGTGTGGATTACGCCGTTAAGCTTGTAACTGAGGTTGATTCAGCCTTCGGCATTAGGCAAGTGCTGGTGCAGGGTGGTATTAACCCTGAATTAGGCATTGAGTACTATGAGGAGTTATTCAGGGCTTTAAAGGCTAGGCTCCCCCATGTCGCTATCCATGGTTTAAGCCCCATTGAGGTTGATTACCTGGCTAGGAAACACAGGATGAGTTACAGGGAGGTTCTTGAGAGGCTTAAGGCTGCTGGAATGGATACGCTAGCTGGGGGTGGTGGGGAGATACTGGTGGATAGGGTTAGGAGGATTATTGCCCCACATAAGATTAGCGCTGACACTTGGTTAAACATTATGGAGATTGCCCATGGGTTAGGTATAATGAGTAATGCAACAATGATGTATGGGCATGTTGAGTCTAAGGCGGACTGGGCTGAACACTTATATAGGATAATTAGCCTACAGAGGAAGACCCACGGTTTCTTATCCTTCACTGCATGGAATTTTGAGCCAGGTAATAGTGAATTAACGAATAAGGTTCCCTACCCATTAACCTCAGCCACATTACTTAGGGTAGTGGCGGTGGCTAGACTAGTGTTTAAGGGTGAGTTACCTAACATTCAATCAAGCTGGTTAACCAATGGCCTTGATGCAGCCCAGTTAGCGCTTAAATTTGGTGCAAACGACTTCGGTGGAACACTATACGAGGAGAGGGTTATACCGGCTACTGGGTTGGGTAAACCAACATTCACAAGGGATTACGTAGCTTCCCTAATTAAGTCCACTGGGTTTAAGCCAGCTGAGAGGGATAATTGGTACAGGGTAGTTAAAGTTTATGATTAA
- a CDS encoding MFS transporter: MSTGEVKARYYTLASVSTMLAWGLEYYDIIVFSTLSQILEGVFRLSLVTVWFAFAITYFARPLGALIFGYLGDRFGRRTTAAIDAALMGAASLAIGLLPTYAQIGIAAPIALYVIRLIQGIGLGGEAGGGATWALEQVNPRWKPILNGVMYSGLSWAVFLAGAISILVEGSIGYTAFVASGWRILFYIGAVLALVALVIRVFGIESPEWLKARESGSLRKVPLANRRVWGVNMLILILINLGLTIYYYGGLGYWPYVLPRLIAPSLGVSAKVADTYAYWLVVYGGIGAVIGEVLSGLVVLKTGVRGSFLYPAILLALTAPPAVYLAFALSPSAYYASLITGVLFGLAAAPQTMYFTALFPVESRWSAVSLGWNINAAIGPFGSLALALLVKATVGSPYSYLTGSLIMMLGALLVVVGSLIKPSNIYAKPGEYYIHK; this comes from the coding sequence GTGTCAACGGGTGAGGTTAAGGCAAGGTACTACACTTTAGCCTCAGTATCAACAATGCTTGCATGGGGCCTCGAGTACTATGACATAATAGTGTTCTCAACCCTCTCCCAAATACTTGAGGGTGTCTTTAGACTTAGCCTAGTCACTGTTTGGTTCGCCTTCGCCATAACATACTTCGCAAGGCCACTGGGCGCATTAATCTTCGGTTACCTTGGAGATAGGTTCGGTAGGAGGACTACCGCAGCCATTGATGCAGCGTTAATGGGTGCAGCCAGCTTAGCTATTGGTCTCCTACCCACCTACGCTCAAATAGGTATTGCAGCGCCCATTGCCCTATACGTAATTAGGTTAATCCAAGGTATTGGACTTGGCGGTGAAGCTGGTGGTGGAGCTACCTGGGCCCTTGAGCAGGTTAACCCCAGGTGGAAGCCAATACTCAATGGTGTAATGTACAGTGGCTTATCCTGGGCAGTCTTCCTAGCAGGGGCAATAAGCATCCTGGTTGAGGGAAGTATAGGTTACACTGCCTTTGTAGCTAGTGGGTGGAGGATACTATTCTACATAGGTGCCGTGCTAGCGCTAGTGGCGCTTGTAATTAGGGTATTTGGTATTGAATCCCCAGAGTGGCTTAAGGCTAGGGAATCAGGTTCATTGAGGAAGGTTCCCTTAGCCAATAGGAGGGTTTGGGGAGTAAACATGCTAATCCTAATACTGATAAACCTAGGCTTAACAATATACTACTACGGTGGCTTAGGCTACTGGCCGTACGTACTACCAAGACTCATTGCCCCCAGTCTAGGAGTAAGCGCTAAGGTCGCCGATACTTACGCGTATTGGCTAGTAGTCTACGGGGGTATTGGGGCAGTTATAGGTGAGGTTCTAAGCGGCTTAGTGGTGCTTAAAACGGGTGTTAGGGGGAGTTTCCTCTACCCAGCCATACTACTGGCCTTAACTGCGCCGCCAGCAGTCTACCTGGCCTTTGCCCTAAGCCCAAGCGCCTACTACGCCTCATTAATAACAGGCGTATTATTTGGCTTAGCCGCAGCCCCACAGACAATGTACTTCACGGCGCTCTTCCCAGTGGAGAGTAGGTGGTCCGCGGTTTCACTGGGTTGGAACATTAATGCTGCCATTGGGCCCTTTGGTTCATTAGCCTTAGCCCTACTGGTTAAGGCAACAGTGGGTTCACCCTACTCATACTTAACTGGTTCATTAATAATGATGCTTGGTGCACTCCTGGTAGTGGTTGGTTCATTAATTAAGCCAAGTAACATATACGCTAAACCTGGTGAATACTACATACACAAGTGA
- a CDS encoding MqnA/MqnD/SBP family protein has protein sequence MRVARLKYAHSDPLFKYSGLNPVPTSNNESIKLILEEEVDVAFVPLTYAAHHCDVINMVPYFAVYSKGPVLSARLFRGSGRGYAAIEDTSVNAGALSALMGVSFERVSDPYDALRRYEGVLVIGDEALRMTALGLPYIVDVGELWEERIGKPLVYAVMVARIGADNGELMRVINGIRRSLNSFMVNPEPLIREVAGRLNVPEWVVRDYLMKSIRYEVNDEVIDGINTELEILKLPKCIRVLPRQC, from the coding sequence ATGAGGGTTGCTAGGCTTAAGTACGCCCATAGTGATCCATTATTCAAATACTCCGGTTTAAACCCAGTACCCACTAGTAATAATGAGTCAATTAAACTCATACTTGAGGAGGAGGTTGACGTAGCCTTCGTACCATTAACATACGCTGCCCACCACTGTGATGTAATCAACATGGTCCCGTACTTCGCGGTATACAGTAAGGGGCCTGTACTTTCAGCGAGACTCTTCAGGGGTTCCGGTAGGGGTTACGCAGCCATAGAGGACACTAGCGTTAATGCTGGTGCATTATCAGCACTAATGGGGGTGAGCTTCGAGAGGGTTTCAGACCCCTATGATGCTTTAAGGAGGTATGAGGGCGTGTTGGTTATTGGAGATGAAGCCCTAAGGATGACTGCATTGGGCTTACCCTACATTGTTGATGTTGGGGAACTTTGGGAGGAGAGGATTGGTAAACCCCTCGTCTATGCTGTTATGGTTGCGAGGATTGGTGCGGATAATGGTGAGTTAATGAGGGTGATTAACGGTATTAGGAGGTCACTTAACTCATTCATGGTTAACCCTGAACCACTAATTAGGGAGGTAGCTGGTAGGCTTAACGTACCTGAGTGGGTGGTTAGGGATTACTTAATGAAGAGCATTAGGTATGAGGTTAATGATGAGGTTATTGATGGAATTAACACCGAGCTTGAAATACTTAAGTTACCTAAATGTATACGCGTACTACCCCGTCAGTGTTAG